The following proteins come from a genomic window of Populus nigra chromosome 6, ddPopNigr1.1, whole genome shotgun sequence:
- the LOC133697623 gene encoding probable polygalacturonase encodes MPVALLLLLALSIAIRIDAEESSGVCDFKPGLKPRPHSVSILEFGAVGDGKTLNTLAFQNAIFYLKSFTDKGGAQLYVPPGKWLTGSFSLTSHLTLFLEKGAVILGSQDPSHWDLVDPLPSYGRGIELPGKRYRSLINGDMLTDVVVTGDNGTIDGQGSVWWDWFESRSLNYSRPHLVEFTSSDHVVVSNLTFLNAPAYNIHPVYCSNVLVQNISVSAPGESPYTIGIVPDSSNNVCIEDSLIKVGYDAISLKSGWDEYGIAYDRPTQDVHIRRVYLQSSSGSSIAFGSEMSGGISNVYVEQVYLYNSFSGIEFRTTKGRGGYIKRVIISNVELKNINMAFGAIGDCGSHPDDSFDPNAIPILDQITLQNVIGSNITTAGNFTGLAESPFTSICLFNVSLTIPATSTSWTCSNVIGFSELVSPEPCPELNSSYSNSSSICYSILNSYGKSVNL; translated from the exons ATGCCA GTGGCATTACTCTTGCTACTGGCACTGAGCATTGCCATTAGAATTGATGCAGAAGAGAGTAGCGGAGTGTGTGACTTTAAGCCGGGTTTAAAACCGAGGCCACATAGTGTGTCGATCTTGGAGTTTGGTGCAGTTGGAGATGGGAAAACATTGAATACTCTTGCTTTTCAGAATGCCATTTTCTATCTAAAGTCATTTACTGACAAGGGCGGTGCTCAGCTTTATGTCCCACCCGGAAAATGGCTTACTGGAAGTTTCAGTCTTACCAGCCATCTCACACTCTTCCTGGAAAAAGGTGCTGTCATTCTAGGATCGCAG GATCCATCCCATTGGGATCTTGTTGATCCCTTACCCTCGTATGGTCGTGGGATTGAACTTCCTGGAAAAAGATATCGAAGTTTAATAAATGGAGATATGCTAACTGATGTGGTAGTAACTG GTGATAATGGGACCATTGATGGTCAGGGTTCAGTTTGGTGGGACTGGTTCGAGTCCCGTTCCTTGAACTACAGCCGCCCTCACCTTGTGGAATTTACATCATCTGATCATGTAGTAGTTTCAAATCTTACCTTCTTGAATGCTCCTGCATATAACATTCATCCTGTATATTGCAG TAATGTGCTTGTTCAAAATATTTCAGTCTCTGCTCCTGGAGAATCCCCTTACACCATCGGCATAGTTCCAG ATTCTTCCAATAATGTGTGCATAGAGGACAGCCTCATCAAGGTTGGTTATGATGCGATTTCCCTCAAGAGTGGTTGGGATGAATATGGCATTGCCTATGATAGGCCAACACAAGATGTACACATAAGAAGGGTCTACCTTCAATCATCTTCAGGCTCGTCCATCGCCTTTGGTAGTGAGATGTCCGGTGGCATTTCTAATGTGTATGTTGAGCAGGTCTACCTATACAACTCATTTAGTGGCATTGAGTTTAGAACAACTAAGGGCAGAGGTGGTTATATCAAACGGGTCATCATATCAaatgttgaattgaaaaatatcaacATGGCATTTGGTGCCATTGGTGATTGTGGGTCACATCCGGATGACAGTTTCGATCCTAATGCCATCCCAATTCTTGATCAAATCACTTTGCAAAATGTGATTGGTTCAAACATCACTACGGCTGGAAACTTCACGGGACTTGCAGAATCTCCTTTCACCTCTATTTGTCTATTTAATGTCTCCTTAACAATTCCCGCCACCTCAACTTCTTGGACATGTTCAAACGTTATTGGCTTTTCAGAGCTTGTTTCCCCGGAACCATGTCCTGAACTCAACAGCTCATATTCAAATTCTTCCTCGATTTGCTATTCCATCCTGAATTCCTATGGTAAATCCGTGAACTTATGA